The DNA region tcccttagGGCAGCGCACAACTAACAGCTCAAAAACCACACGGAATCTGGGAGTAATGTGTACatccctggttagaggacaatTAGTAGAAAACAGCTCGCTACATTTTGATTCAAGTGGGTCGCCAACTAAGTGTAACACAACTCTTTTTTTGTTAAATCACATAAATTAGTACTATTCCATTTCAGAGCCTGGATTTTTCCCCTGAGCCTAAAATCCATATCATGTTGAAATCAATTGACGAGGGGGAAAACGTTTAGGCTTCTACATTGAGACTATTAAAATATTCCTAATACAATGTTAAAACATACCACATTGTGACATTAATTCATTGATAACATGAAACGACTCCATGTATGTAGTTTCTGATATTTTACCAGATTAAGTCTggtcacagctataaggtttctctcctgtgtgtgttctatggTGATTAGTCAGTGCTAGACtcagtaaaactcttcccacattgagcaCAGCTGTAAGGATTTATCTTATgtatgtgttctctggtgtaaagTCAGATAGCCAGAtctagtaaaactcttcccacattgattacagctataaggtttctctcctgtgtgtgttctctggtgtgaagtCAGATAGCCAGAtctagtaaaactcttcccacattcattacagctataaggtttctctcctgtgtgtgttctctggtgtcgGGTCAGCTCTCCAGATTGACCAAAACCcttcccacattgattacagctatacggtttctctcctgtgtgtgttctctggtgttgagTCAGGTGGACAGATCGAATAAAACCcttcccacattgattacagctataaggtttctctcctgtgtgtattctctggtgttgaGTCAGAGAGCCACATGTAGTAAAACacttcccacattgaccacagctataaggtttctctcctgtgtgtattctctggtgttcaGTCAGAGAGCTAGATgaagtaaaactcttcccacattgaccacagctaaaaggtttctctcctgtgtgtgttctctggtgtacagTCAGATAGCTAGATGCAGTAAAACtattcccacattgatcacagctataaggtttatctcctgtgtgtgttctctggtgtaaagTCAGCTGGCCAGATTGAACAAAACTCTTCCcgcattgatcacagctataaggtttctctcctgtgtgtgttctctggtgtaaagTCAGAGAGCCAGATtgaacaaaactcttcccacattgattacagctataaggtttctctcctgtgtggattcTCTGATGAATTTTAATGCCTGATGAggtgaaactcttcccacagtcagagcagcagtgagtTCTCTTCCCTGTGGATCTCTGCAGGCGTTTTTTGAGGTGTTCTGATCTagagagactcttctctgccttgtcagcatcatgaggttgttgagactccccagaggatccacggtagtcccgtctctctcctgtgtgaacaacaaagtcagacagatgATTAAAGGCCCACAACAGCGGAAATCACTGTAAAAGGTGATGCCAACAGCGTAGCCATGATGTTGTACAACAATTGTTGTCTGTAATGAATGTAATGACTTTTTGACAATTGTCTTAAAATGAGCAAGAATAGTcatattttgtcttgttttcacattAGTAGTAACATCTAAGATTGTAGGCTAGAAATAACTTATTAAAGTTGTTGAAACTCTAAGCAATGTGCCAGACGACTTTTGGTCTCCAAGGCCCCTATCTGTGTTTGCTAAACTTGCAGCACGAGGGCGATGCACATGCAATTTGATTGCAGATACTCCTCCCTGCTAATGAGGAAACcgatagttatggatgtagtatatctgcctGGAGCAAAAATGGTGGGCAAAGATTTTGTGTTGTCAATAAAGTTATGATATTTATTATTTTTCTtaatgttatttaacctttatttaaccaggtggccatgatgtcataatgatactttaaccaggtaggccagttgagatcaagttctcatttccaactgcgacctggccaagataaagcaaagcagtgcgacaaaaaacaacagagttacacgtgggattAACAAAggaacagtcaataacacaatataaatatCTATATAGTGTCTGCAAATGGAGTAGGGTGGaaaggtaataaataggccatagtagcgaagtaataacaatttagcaaattaacactggagtgatggatgtgcagatgatgatgtgcaagtagaaatactggtgtgcaaaagagcaaaaaagtcaataaaaacatggggatgaggtaggcagttggatgggctatttacagatgggctgtgtacagtgaaCCAAGgcctatatctgttcttagttttacattttttgaaagggtcATGCTTATTTAAGGTGGTGAGGAAATGATTTTTAAAGAACAAcgaggcatcctctactgacgggatgaggtcaaaatccttccaggatacccgggcctggtcgattagaaaggcctgcttgcagaagtgttttagggagcgtttgaatGTGAtgagcagaggtgtatttggagggcaagttggtcaggataatatctatgagggtgcccatgtttacggatttagggttgtaccacaacataaagacataaagacataaagcaatcacaggtgttgattgggagagctagctaagacaacaacgggtaagacaacaacagTTAATCATCTAagacaacaggtaaaatggcaatgaatgggcagagagggtcagttaactacacacagggcctgagttcgagactgtggccgacagataaacaaaaaacTAAATGGAGACCCGTGATTAATGAACaatccagcaggcatcagctatgtagacaaatgatcatagggtccagtgaacaggAATATAAGAACCAGGGAAGCCGTTAGGTAGTCATTACTAcgctagccgggagatgcgcctggctcgaggctaactggtgctagcttcgggacAAGGGCATCACGGACGTCCTGCAAAGGCCGGTTGAGGGCACATCGGACAgaattacgtcggcagaccagtcgtgattgatcggcggggctccgtgttgacaaagggtccaggccaattggcaaaagaggtactGCAGCTGGAGTAATtttgtttgctagccgggagatgcacctggctcgaggctaactggtgctagcttcggaacaagggcgttagccactatagccacacTGGTGCAAAGATCCAGagcttacggcaggaatccggtgatgtagTGGCTTCTAGTCGTCTTAGTGAAGAGTCTgggaggcatcagctgtgtagccgagtgatcataggatCCACTGAGCAGGCTGGGAGATGAGCCTGGCTCAAGACTAGCTTCGAGGCTGGGCCACTTGGTGGCAGCAAGCTAGCTGCGATTATCcggtgtaatggtccagagcGGGAATTACGGCAAGAATACGGTGATGTAGTGGAGAAAACAGTCTGATATGCTCAGGGTTGATATTacactgtgcagactggcaggtattatccaggctaaatcaaatcaaatttatttatatagcccttcgtacatcagctgatatctcaaagtgctgtacagaaacccagcctaaaacgccaaacagcaagcaatgcaggtgtagaagcacatttgatttgatttgactagtaaccggaaggttgcaagttcaaacccccgagctgtcgttctgtccctgaacaggcagttaacccactgttcctaggccgtcattgaaaataagaatttgttcttaactgacttgcctagttaaataaaggtaaaaaaaaaaagacatgtcAGCCTGCTTTGCCAAAAGGAACCCAAAGGATGGATGGAAAAGGTTACCGACTGCTGGTGTAGTTTATTACCAGAGACTATAGGAGCATAACGTCAGAATTTACGAAGGCCAGCGGGAGGAGGAAGAGTTTTTTACTGATGGTTAGGCTATCTTGATCTCTGGTTCCCGAGTCAtatgtgtgtcttaattatttaatcaaactgCGTGCTCAAAGCATCAGACCAGTTCAGTACATAtagtttattttattaaaaacCACATGggatgtgtctatatatggaaaaatacacgtttaTAACATTTCTCCAAATCGGTTGGTAGAAAGAAAAGATGATTCTTGGTTGACCCAAGATTTGTTTTAGTTGGGGCCCTAGTGCATTCATTAAGTTCAGACCGCTtccctttttacacattttgttacgttacttaTTCTAAATTAGATTTGTTTTAAagaattaaatgaaaatgttaaATGTTTTAGAAATGCTTGAGACTCAAATGAATGAATCATGTTTTGAGGATATACAGTGTGTTTACATTTACTAATGAACATTGTCGTGAAaaaaagcttatattttgggttctgatggggtacgacagttgacctaagctcatgaggcatttataagtgaTTTCTTCAAGAagcaatgggtacatatcattcatgtaTAAGTCCCAAAATGGATGTAACAACTGCTGATAGCCCCTCCTGGGCTAATCTAATAGGAGATATTGGGGAGTACAGTATTTCAGACATTGTCATTGGATGCATTTGATCAATTGTTAACGTTTTGTTGATGGTCCACTCTTGATGTTCTACACGTTACAGTGAAGCTTCAGCCATTCCTACAGAACAACATTAAAGTGGAGAACCCTTTTACTGCATATTGGTTCAACGACTGCAGAGACGGTACTTACTGGTgttaaacagatcaccaacctcctcttcttcctccaatgtgacagtaatctccccctcctcctcttctttcactgaaacgtcttcctcttctttcactgaaacgtcttcctcttctttcactgaaacgtcttcctcttctttcactgaaacgtctttctcttctttcactgtaacagcctcaccTTCTACTtgttttactgtaacatcctcctcttccttctcctctttcacaACAATGTTCTGCCACAGACcctctttctccgtccagcagacctcaTCTTCTTTAACAGGAGGAGAGTAGTTTAGGGAGCTCATGGTcggggatgttagctagctagctatcattaGCGACTAGGCTCCTGCTAACTTAAACCAGCCAGCTACTAAAGCTGACTAATACAAAATAACGTAATATTAAATTAAACAGGTTAACAAGTTTAGACACAGAAGTGTGTCTAAAACACAGTAGCTAATATACACCGAAATCGTATAAATATCTTGAATCTATCGGCTATATTGGCTAGCAAGCTACCGAGGTGGTTGACGAGCTGTTTCTGAAGaaccgtccactagattatacgtcacgctGGCAGCGTCGCCTGAAAGACGCACATCGCCGCCTGCTGACTGGAGGGGAAACGCAGTTGAGGATCATATTTTATTTTGAGACAAAGGATTTAAATCCTTTGAGACAAAGGATTTACATGGATTTAATTAAATAATACTATTATATTGAGACATACAAAGACCTGAATGTGTTGATTGATTAGTGCAAATAAAACATGTTTACTACAGCACATTAAAGGCAGTTTCATTAAATCAAACTAAATCTAAATAAGTAGCTAGCTACTGtcggtctatactgctcctacatggtgtaacaatacatcatgtagatgtatataatgaacagactaggtctatacacTACCgtccaaaagtttggggtcatttagaaatatccttgttttttaaagaaaatcaaaTTTTTAATTTatcatttataaaaacctgtttttgctttgtagttatggggtattgtgatgtcattatgggggtattgtgatgccattatgggggtattgtgataATCCTATGAGGTGTAACATCATGTGATGATCAACCTCCTATGGGGTCACATCTGAATCCTGTCTTATGGGTGTCAACATCTCCTCCTTCACATCTGACTCCTGATGAtcaacctcctccttcacatctgaCATCTTgatgctcctacatggtgtaacatgTAGATGTATCAACCTCCTCATTCACATCTGACCCCTGATGATCAACAAACACATCGGACTCCTGATGATCACTAGGTCTAACTGCTCCTACCTACAtcatgaacagactaggtctatactgctcctacaatacatcatgtagatgtacactgttcaacagtttggggtcacttagaaatgtccttgtttttgaaagaaaatcaacaATTGTTCTTaatcatcattatggggtattgtgatgtcattatggggtattgtgatgtcattatgaggggaaaaaatctcCCTCAAATGCCTCAGGGGCAGTACttagtgacatcacttcctgaaacagGATGATCAAGGTTCACAATATCAACATTCCTTGACCAACATCTGACTCCTGATGAtcaacctcctccttcacatctgactcttgatgatcaacctcctccttcacatctgactcctgatgatcaacctcctccttcacatctgactcctgatgatcaacctcctccttcacatctgactcctgatgatcaacctcctccttcacatctgactcctgatgatcaacctcctccttcacatctgactcctgatgatcaacctcctccttcacatctgactcctgatgatcaacctcctccttcacatctgaCTCCTGATGATCAACCTCCTCCTTCACACCTGACCCCAGTGATCAATCCAGAGAGTCTTCTTTCTTGGGGGGAATCCCGATGGACGACGTCATCCAATAGGccgtcatcaccaccaccacccacaagTTAATTGTCATTCAGGTTATCAATGGGAAGAGCATCAGCAATATGTCCTGTCTGGTAACTTGTCTCATTTAATGGATTTAAATTGTCAGGTGCACAG from Oncorhynchus keta strain PuntledgeMale-10-30-2019 unplaced genomic scaffold, Oket_V2 Un_contig_3885_pilon_pilon, whole genome shotgun sequence includes:
- the LOC127924251 gene encoding zinc finger protein 180-like — its product is MSSLNYSPPVKEDEVCWTEKEGLWQNIVVKEEKEEEDVTVKQVEGEAVTVKEEKDVSVKEEEDVSVKEEEDVSVKEEEDVSVKEEEEGEITVTLEEEEEVGDLFNTRERRDYRGSSGESQQPHDADKAEKSLSRSEHLKKRLQRSTGKRTHCCSDCGKSFTSSGIKIHQRIHTGEKPYSCNQCGKSFVQSGSLTLHQRTHTGEKPYSCDQCGKSFVQSGQLTLHQRTHTGDKPYSCDQCGNSFTASSYLTVHQRTHTGEKPFSCGQCGKSFTSSSSLTEHQRIHTGEKPYSCGQCGKCFTTCGSLTQHQRIHTGEKPYSCNQCGKGFIRSVHLTQHQRTHTGEKPYSCNQCGKGFGQSGELTRHQRTHTGEKPYSCNECGKSFTRSGYLTSHQRTHTGEKPYSCNQCGKSFTRSGYLTLHQRTHT